GTCTTTTTGTCAATTGCCGAATACGCGTTCAGCGCCTCACGGTACTTGCCGAGGTTGTAATAATTGTCCGCCACTTCAACGGGACTTTCGCTTTGCTGCGCGAATACACCAACGCTCGAAAGCAGCAACAAAAGTGTACCGAATGTTCTCATTCTGAATATCATCTGTGCGTTCATTCTCAATTAAAAACGTGGTGCATCGATCTTCACTGGCTGCGTGTTCTTCACCAGATTGAACAGCAGCATGATCTCGTGGCTGCCCGAACTCACTTGGCTCAACTGCGTGAAGTTGTAATCGTAGGCGTAGCCCAATCGGAAATACTTGGTGATGCGCACGTTGGCCATCGCCACCATGATCTTCTGCGAACGGTACGAAGCGCCAATGGCGAAAATGTTGTTGTAATCGACCATCATGTTCACATCGAACTGAACAGGCGCGCCATAAACAAACTTCATCAGGAAGTTGACAGGCAGATTCCACTTGTCGCTGAGTTTGAACTTGTAACCCGAATGCAGGTGATAATGCAGCGTCTTGTAATCGAAACCGATGTTGCCCTGATACCCGCCCAAATTGTAGTAGATGATCTGGTTGTCAAGTATCCGCGGCAGCGCAAATCCGATGTAGAACCGCTCCATGAAGAAATTGATTCCGAACTTGAAATCGGGCGCGGCAAAGGTCTTGGTGTTGGATGAGAAAACAGGGTCGCCCGCATCCGTGGTTTCCACATCGCTCAAATTGCTCTTGAGCATGGCCACGGTGGCCGAAAGTCCGAACGCCAACGAACTCTTCTGCGATAGCGCGAGCCGATATGCGTAGCTGAGCGAGATGTCGGTGCGGTTGTTCACCCCGATCTTATCGTTGAAAACCGTGAGACCGAGGAAGTTCTTGCGCTTCTTGAATGGCACATTGAAACTGGCACCCGCCACGCTCGGTGCGCCTTTGTACCCGACCCATTGCTGGCGATAGACCAACGCCCCGTTCATCTCCTTGCTCATGGCAATGGAAGCAGGATTGAGGAACGGTTGGTAGAGCGAATATTGCGACAGATGCAGCTGTTGCTGCGCCTTCGTTTCTGTTGATGTTGAGATGAGAATGCCAATGATCAGCATGCCGAAAAGGATTCTCACAGAGCTGTATGTAACGGTTCTTTTCATTGTGATCTCCTCTTATTGGTTTCTTCTCAGTTCGATGGTTCCACGCCTGATGTCCTCCTCCGTTCCGTACGGATAGAAGATGTAGAAATAGGTTCCATTGACCACTTCGCTACCCGCCAGTCGCAGTTTGGCGTTCGGGGTCTGGCCGTGCCAATCGTTCAGGTACGGAGCCGCTTCATACACGAGGTCGCCCCAGCGGTTGAAGATCATGAGTTTGTGGTCAGGGAATTTCTGCAGCCCCACGATCTCGTACGTGTCGTTGAAGCCGTCTCCGTTGGGCGAGAACCCGCTTGGGATGAACAGCTTGATCTCATCGATCACGGTGATGTAGATCCACGCGGAATCGC
This region of Flavobacteriales bacterium genomic DNA includes:
- a CDS encoding type IX secretion system membrane protein PorP/SprF, coding for MKRTVTYSSVRILFGMLIIGILISTSTETKAQQQLHLSQYSLYQPFLNPASIAMSKEMNGALVYRQQWVGYKGAPSVAGASFNVPFKKRKNFLGLTVFNDKIGVNNRTDISLSYAYRLALSQKSSLAFGLSATVAMLKSNLSDVETTDAGDPVFSSNTKTFAAPDFKFGINFFMERFYIGFALPRILDNQIIYYNLGGYQGNIGFDYKTLHYHLHSGYKFKLSDKWNLPVNFLMKFVYGAPVQFDVNMMVDYNNIFAIGASYRSQKIMVAMANVRITKYFRLGYAYDYNFTQLSQVSSGSHEIMLLFNLVKNTQPVKIDAPRF